A portion of the Candidatus Methylomirabilota bacterium genome contains these proteins:
- a CDS encoding ABC transporter substrate-binding protein yields the protein MTRTRPAVVLALLLLAAVGLLPGGARGQQPAAKLYRIGVLNTSFAKNAPMVEGLKAGLKQQGMLEDRDVTYVVRFTRGREPELGPAAEELVRSKVDLIFANGPLATRAAKAATSAIPIVFTVVSDPVAAGLVSEPARPAANVTGVSGLTTELVPKRLEILKALAPRVRRVLVVAHPDDPASVVAQRKAQEVAARFGVEILARPARNAADVETVTRELKAGDGMLPPDLPRLEVPGRMLEVSLARKIPAVFPTTLWIRQGALASYGSDQYTEGVQAATLVAKLLKGARPQDVPVEGAKKLTLAINRGTAKSLGLAVPEDLLKRADRVVE from the coding sequence GTGACCCGGACGCGGCCCGCGGTGGTTCTGGCGCTCCTGCTGCTTGCCGCCGTCGGGCTCCTCCCCGGCGGCGCGCGCGGCCAGCAGCCGGCGGCGAAGCTCTACCGCATCGGCGTCCTCAACACCTCGTTCGCCAAGAACGCGCCGATGGTCGAGGGGCTCAAGGCGGGGCTCAAGCAGCAGGGGATGCTGGAGGACCGCGACGTGACGTACGTCGTCCGCTTCACGCGCGGGAGGGAGCCGGAGCTCGGGCCCGCGGCCGAGGAGCTCGTGCGGTCGAAGGTGGACCTGATCTTCGCGAACGGGCCGCTCGCGACGCGCGCGGCGAAGGCCGCGACGTCGGCGATCCCGATCGTCTTCACGGTCGTGAGCGACCCCGTCGCCGCGGGGCTCGTGTCGGAGCCCGCGCGGCCCGCCGCCAACGTCACCGGGGTGTCCGGCCTGACGACCGAGCTCGTGCCGAAGCGGCTCGAGATCCTGAAAGCGCTCGCGCCCCGCGTCCGCCGGGTGCTCGTCGTCGCGCACCCGGATGATCCGGCCTCCGTCGTCGCGCAGCGGAAGGCCCAGGAGGTCGCCGCGCGGTTCGGCGTCGAGATCCTGGCGCGCCCGGCGCGGAACGCGGCCGACGTCGAGACCGTCACGCGCGAGCTCAAGGCCGGCGACGGGATGCTGCCGCCCGACCTCCCGCGTCTCGAGGTGCCCGGGCGGATGCTCGAGGTCTCGCTCGCGCGGAAGATTCCCGCGGTGTTTCCGACGACGCTCTGGATCCGCCAGGGCGCGCTCGCCTCCTACGGCTCCGATCAATACACCGAGGGCGTCCAGGCGGCGACGCTCGTCGCCAAGCTCCTCAAGGGGGCCCGGCCCCAGGACGTGCCCGTCGAGGGCGCCAAGAAGCTCACGCTCGCGATCAACCGGGGGACCGCGAAGAGCCTCGGCCTCGCCGTGCCCGAGGATCTACTCAAGCGCGCCGACCGGGTCGTGGAGTGA
- a CDS encoding low molecular weight protein arginine phosphatase, translating into MKTVLFVCHANTCRSVMAHVLLERMLEERRADGAVRVLSGGIGNIARDGMIPSLDARIVLREEGIDLAEDAFASTDLRAHPDIVAAADLVLTMTAAQTQAIRALGARTGPPVLTLRELAGELGDIADPVGQSEERYRACRDEIKRCLKLSLDRLLVTLSP; encoded by the coding sequence GTGAAGACGGTCCTCTTCGTCTGCCACGCCAACACCTGCCGGAGCGTGATGGCGCACGTGCTGCTCGAGCGGATGCTGGAGGAGCGGCGCGCGGACGGGGCCGTCCGCGTCCTCTCGGGCGGGATCGGCAACATCGCGCGCGACGGGATGATCCCCTCGCTGGACGCGCGGATCGTCCTCCGCGAGGAGGGGATCGATCTCGCCGAGGACGCGTTCGCCTCGACCGACCTGCGCGCGCACCCGGACATCGTCGCCGCGGCGGACCTCGTGCTGACCATGACGGCCGCCCAGACGCAGGCGATCCGCGCCCTGGGGGCGAGGACCGGACCGCCGGTGCTGACGCTCCGGGAGCTCGCCGGCGAGCTCGGCGACATCGCCGACCCCGTCGGCCAGAGCGAGGAGCGGTATCGCGCCTGCCGCGACGAGATCAAGCGTTGCCTGAAGCTCTCCCTCGACCGCCTTCTTGTGACATTATCGCCCTGA